The window ATGGTCCTGCTCTGAATTTTGTATGTGAATTTATAATGGTTCGGTATTTGTGTCTGAGTATTTGGATATTGAATCACTGCTACGAAATCTGTACAACCTCCTGCATCTCGAATCACTTTTTCCATATAAGCTTGATCGCCGTGCCTATTGAGAATGCTGTCCTGAGGTGTAATGTTATAAGCGTTTGATACTCCCCCAAGCGAGTCAGCAATCACGTGCCCTTTATCCAAGGTTGAACTCTCTGTACCAGGAACATTTGCTTCATCAGAGTAATATCTACCTGATGACAAAACATGATCAGTATTCGGATTTTGAAGTGTTATATTTTTCGCCTCAACACGAATTAGCTGACCGTATTCATTTGTAAAAGCCCAATATTCCCTGTCACCAAAGCCGACATCAACTCGGACATTCGTCTTTCTATAACCTGACATATCTCCGCCATCTACTACAATTAATGTATATTTACTGTAGTCAAAGTCACCATTAACACTTGTTATGGTTGGTGTACTAGTGGCAGGAACGCTTGGACTGACTTCGCTTTCACTAGTCGTTTTTTCAGCTTCATCGTCAGGTGTACTTTTTTTGCTTTCAACAGAGGCTGATATCTTTTTGCTTACTTCTTGATTTTTATTTTTTTTGATTTCCGTATTATTTTGTTGTGAACAACTAGTAAATAAAATAAGTAGTGAAAGGAGTAATAAAATAATCCCCCATGATTTTTGATACCATTTTTGTTGCATATTGCACCTCTTTTTCTTTTCTTATCTGCTTCCACCACTAGTAAGCAACAAATTCATGCCGTTTTCCTCTTAGTGGGAGGTTGTTCCGTTGCATTAATTTACTGCTAACTTTGTAATGTATTTCAATTGTCACATTCATTATTCGTCCCCACGAATTTACTTGTTTGATCATAAAGGACGGATAATTCCAGCTTCTATACCAGAAATCATGCTTCCATTTACTTTTCTTATTACACTTTCGTTTTCTCTTGCTGTATTCCATTTAGAACTAAGATTCCTAGCCATTAATAAATAAAATTTTTCTACATGTGTTTCCAAATTTTTTCTATAATCATTAAAAAACTCATAAGAACTTATATAACTAAAATAGGTTTCAAATAGAAGTGCATCATCAAAATATGTATCAACTATAAAACAATACGTTGAACTAGTAGGGAAAAAATACTTCTTCATCTTTTTGAATAAATCAAATTGCCTTTCATCTAATTGAAACCACTCATTAGGCAAAAGTTTTCTTTTTTCTGGATTGTTTTTATCATACCTGTGTTCAATTGCTAATTTTGAAATATATTTTCCTGAAATCACCACCAAAACATCAGAAATTCGAAGTCCAACATGATTTTTAGAATCTTCATCTAATTTTATTGATGGAAAATTTAATTTCTTGAACGGTTCTAATGGAATCCCTTCATCAAGAATCAACTCTGAGGATTGCAAATTAAAATTATTTACAAGGTCCATTTCTGTAATCCACAAATCAATGTCAAATGACACCTTGTTCCAATCAAATGAGACTTCATTAAAAGGAATGTCTTGAATAAAATGCTTTGCTTTTCTAATAGTTTGAATTATATTCCTATAATCCTGTATTTGGACCTTCATCCTCGGAATATGCTTGTTCTTTTCAACAAAAGCTGCCATATCTTTCTGAATTTCTGTAAGAACTTCTCTATTTCCCTTATTCGAGTTAAAAATAGATTGAATCACACTATCACTAGCTTCAATCTCCAAATATTTTACAAGAGAATATTTTAGAAGCCGTGCCGATTCTATATATCTTTTTTCTTCTAAATTAAGAATCCAACCTGTCAATCTATTGTCTGCAACTAGAGACATTTTATTTATTGAAAATAATAAATTATCAACGTGATTTTCAAGGAGTAGGTCAAATAAGGAATCATAAAAATCTAGTTCACGACCTTTAAGACTAGCGATACCATACTTAAAATTCTTGTCCAAAATGTCTTTTCCTTTTAATTCTCTATCGTCAGGAAATTTTCTGGAAGATATGTATTTTCTCTCTAACATCTTATATTTTTCTTCAATTTCAAGGAGTGTTTCCTCATTTATCTTGATTAAGTCAGCAACATAAACATACATGTTGTCATTTCCTAACTTAATTTTCTTTTCTTCATCATAGGGAGTCGTCATCCTAATTGTTTCTTGAGGTCCTTTTTCATCAATATATAAGTAATCCATTTTTTCGTCCTTTCACTTTATATGAATATAAATAACATTGTGTTTATTATACAAGTTTAAAATAAAAAAGATGGCGTAGAATCCTAATTTACACCATCATTAGCTGAATATCATAATTGAAGTAACGCACCTTATAGCTTAACAACGTATATGAATAGAATATGAAATAAAAAAAGGACTCTCATTGAAAAACGAAAACAATTAAATACTTGCATTGTGTTTATTACTATCCTTTTTAATGACACCGATATATAAGCAACTACTAGCACAAATATCAAAAATCCGTTACTGTTAACTGTTTCATTTCAATATGACGAATCTTCGCTACCTTCAAATAAAGTGAGCCTCAAAGGGACTCTCTATTGGACCCAAGAATTTTTCATGATACTTATCTAAGATACTTATAGAAAGTCTATTTCTTTCTCTACATAGTCAGACATTTTTCCTTCATTAAGAGAATATGTTATATCTCCCTGTAGATATATATTTGTACTGCTACTTTCCGACAGCATCCCGTCTCCAGAATCACCTCTTTCGAAAGATGGGTCTATCGTTTCTATACTAAAACTAACACTTAACTCTACGCCAAATGAGATTAATAATTCATTCTCTTCGATATCAAAAGTAACTTCAAGTATCTCAAAGTCCATCTCATCAATGTAACCGTCGGTACCCCATCCGCTAAAGTATTCTCCTTCAAACTCTGAATTCATTAGGAGATCATTGATTGTATGATCTAAAGAAGAATTCCCATCGAAAAAGGTACTTAACTCGCTTTCCAATAGTTCTTTATCATATTCATAATTATCGATGAAGTAATCATGTAAGTTATCTTCTTCGTGTTCAAGAAATGCACCAACTGAATTGTAAAAAAGCAGCCCGCAAATATCGTCTTCTATATCACTGTGTATTTTATTTTTGCTCTTATCAGCAAAATCTGTAGTATTGTTTGAAATGAACACTACAGTCTCCGGATCTTCATTTTTACAATATTCAACAATACTTTCCCAAATGATTGCATCTTGAAAGGATATTTTACTTTCACCGAAAGGTTTAATTCCGTTAAAGTATTTCTCTGATATTTGAGCAGTAACATGTTCTCCAGTTGGATAACCAACTATTTGTATATTATTATTTTCAATCATCTCATCTAGAAATTGCTTATAATTCTCAACATACTTTTCTGCCCTTAGTTTCTCCATATCAAACAATTCGTCAATTCCTAATTCTTCCATTCTTTTACTTACACTATTTCTAACCTGTCTCACTTCTTTTATTGCTGGTCTGACGTTATCTCTATACTTTTTTATGATTTCATTATAGTTAAATTCAGTAATGCAAAGTTTAACTGGTTCATGATTAGTGAACTTCAGTAATTTTTTAATAGCGCTACTTTTAAAGAAAAAATCAGTATGCACAACATTAGTATCTATAAAGATCAAGTAACTCATTTGCCTCTCCTTTTGTCGTATTTTAT of the Bacillus sp. 1NLA3E genome contains:
- a CDS encoding DNA/RNA non-specific endonuclease, producing MQQKWYQKSWGIILLLLSLLILFTSCSQQNNTEIKKNKNQEVSKKISASVESKKSTPDDEAEKTTSESEVSPSVPATSTPTITSVNGDFDYSKYTLIVVDGGDMSGYRKTNVRVDVGFGDREYWAFTNEYGQLIRVEAKNITLQNPNTDHVLSSGRYYSDEANVPGTESSTLDKGHVIADSLGGVSNAYNITPQDSILNRHGDQAYMEKVIRDAGGCTDFVAVIQYPNTQTQIPNHYKFTYKIQSRTITDEFDNVNPDEVNKNLGKTTGTSSTPPKTDNVSANETENSNEDVSKVDTNQNGQVTIAEAKAAGFKMPITRDSWIYKYMDDRDGDGLVGE
- a CDS encoding PIN domain-containing protein — encoded protein: MSYLIFIDTNVVHTDFFFKSSAIKKLLKFTNHEPVKLCITEFNYNEIIKKYRDNVRPAIKEVRQVRNSVSKRMEELGIDELFDMEKLRAEKYVENYKQFLDEMIENNNIQIVGYPTGEHVTAQISEKYFNGIKPFGESKISFQDAIIWESIVEYCKNEDPETVVFISNNTTDFADKSKNKIHSDIEDDICGLLFYNSVGAFLEHEEDNLHDYFIDNYEYDKELLESELSTFFDGNSSLDHTINDLLMNSEFEGEYFSGWGTDGYIDEMDFEILEVTFDIEENELLISFGVELSVSFSIETIDPSFERGDSGDGMLSESSSTNIYLQGDITYSLNEGKMSDYVEKEIDFL